From Pontibacter actiniarum, a single genomic window includes:
- the prmA gene encoding 50S ribosomal protein L11 methyltransferase — protein MDFIEVTLTVNTDFADILTAELGELGFDAFVETENGFSAYIEEDKYNQQDLEETLSRYADFVEVTYAVQKIERQNWNEEWERNFEPLFIGGEVSVRASFHEKPAAAKYDIVINPKMSFGTGHHETTTLMIENQLTLDHQGKRVLDMGCGTGILAIMAGELGATEIVAVEIEDWTVENARENAELNNYASIDVRLGGAETIEGEKPFDIILANINRNVLLEDMPAYKAVLKPEGWLLLSGFYTEDLPMLQERAQELGLTYLSHRVKNNWVSALFKA, from the coding sequence ATGGATTTTATAGAAGTAACACTTACCGTAAACACAGATTTTGCGGACATTCTGACAGCCGAGCTCGGAGAGCTGGGCTTTGATGCCTTTGTAGAGACAGAAAATGGCTTCAGTGCCTACATTGAGGAAGACAAGTATAACCAGCAGGACCTGGAGGAAACCCTGAGCCGCTACGCCGACTTTGTGGAGGTAACGTACGCGGTGCAGAAGATTGAGCGCCAGAACTGGAACGAGGAGTGGGAGCGCAACTTTGAGCCGCTGTTTATCGGTGGGGAGGTTTCGGTGCGTGCCTCTTTCCATGAGAAGCCTGCCGCCGCGAAGTACGATATCGTGATCAACCCGAAAATGTCGTTCGGCACGGGCCACCACGAAACCACCACCCTCATGATAGAGAACCAGCTGACGCTGGACCACCAGGGCAAGCGCGTGCTGGACATGGGCTGCGGCACCGGCATCCTGGCCATTATGGCCGGAGAACTGGGCGCCACCGAGATTGTGGCAGTGGAGATTGAGGACTGGACGGTAGAAAACGCACGCGAAAACGCCGAGCTGAACAATTATGCAAGTATAGATGTGCGTTTGGGCGGAGCTGAGACCATCGAAGGAGAAAAACCTTTCGATATTATACTGGCTAACATCAACCGAAACGTTCTATTAGAAGACATGCCTGCTTACAAGGCTGTGCTGAAGCCGGAAGGCTGGCTGCTGCTAAGCGGCTTTTACACCGAAGACCTGCCCATGCTGCAGGAGCGCGCCCAGGAGCTGGGCCTGACCTACCTATCGCACCGCGTTAAAAATAACTGGGTGTCGGCTTTGTTTAAAGCATAA